The Methylobacterium sp. PvR107 genome contains a region encoding:
- the chlG gene encoding chlorophyll synthase ChlG codes for MAATPAPSAVIELLKPLTWFAPMWAFACGVISSGQPASGQWPVIAAGVLLAGPLVCATSQAANDWFDRHVDAINEPNRPIPSGRIPGRWGLYLALAWTLLSLVVAAALGPWILGAALFGLVLAWIYSAPPVRLKRNGWWGNAAVALCYEGLPWFTGAAVMAAALPDRRVLLVALLYAAGAHGIMTLNDFKSVEGDRRMGLLSLPVQMGSERAARFACLVMALPQVAVIALLVGWERYWHAGIVAALLAGQLVLMVRFLENPRERAIWYNGTGTTLYVLGMLVAAFALRPLVGGA; via the coding sequence ATGGCCGCCACGCCCGCCCCGAGCGCAGTCATCGAGCTGCTGAAGCCGCTGACATGGTTCGCGCCGATGTGGGCGTTCGCCTGCGGGGTGATCTCCTCGGGCCAGCCGGCCAGTGGCCAGTGGCCGGTGATCGCCGCCGGCGTGCTGCTGGCCGGGCCGCTGGTCTGCGCCACCAGTCAGGCCGCCAACGACTGGTTCGACCGCCACGTCGACGCGATCAACGAGCCGAACCGGCCGATTCCCTCCGGGCGCATTCCGGGCCGCTGGGGGCTCTACCTTGCGCTCGCCTGGACGCTGCTGTCGCTGGTCGTGGCCGCGGCTCTGGGTCCCTGGATCCTCGGGGCCGCCCTGTTCGGGCTGGTGCTCGCCTGGATCTACTCGGCGCCGCCGGTGCGGCTGAAGCGGAACGGCTGGTGGGGCAACGCGGCGGTGGCGCTCTGCTACGAGGGTCTGCCCTGGTTCACCGGCGCAGCCGTCATGGCCGCCGCCCTGCCCGACCGGCGGGTGCTCCTGGTGGCGCTGCTCTACGCGGCCGGCGCCCACGGCATCATGACCCTCAACGACTTCAAGTCGGTGGAGGGCGACCGGCGGATGGGGCTGCTGTCGCTGCCGGTGCAGATGGGCTCCGAGCGTGCCGCGCGCTTCGCTTGCTTGGTCATGGCCCTGCCGCAGGTCGCGGTGATTGCGCTGCTCGTCGGCTGGGAGCGGTACTGGCATGCCGGGATCGTGGCGGCGCTGCTCGCCGGCCAACTGGTCCTGATGGTCCGGTTCCTCGAGAATCCCCGGGAGCGGGCGATCTGGTACAACGGTACCGGCACCACCCTCTACGTCCTCGGCATGCTGGTCGCGGCCTTCGCGCTGCGCCCGCTAGTGGGAGGGGCGTGA